In Streptococcus parauberis NCFD 2020, the sequence AGTTACAATACCAGGAAGTGCTTCCGGAATAACTACATGGAAAACAGTTTCCCAACGGGATAGTCCAAGTGCTAACCCTGCTTCTCTTTGTGTATGATGTACGTGAAGTAAACTATCTTCTACATTACGAGTCATCTGTGGAAGGTTAAATACAGTTAAAGCTAAGGCTCCTGAAATAATGGAGAAACCATATTGAAATTGGACAACGAATATCAAATAACCAAATAAACCAACAACAACTGATGGTAAAGATGAAAGAATTTCAATACAAGTACGGATAAAGTTAGTAAGGGGGCCTTTAGTTGCATATTCAGCAAGGTAAATACCAGCACCCGTTGAGAGGGGAATTGAAATGAGTAACGTAATAACTAGTAGAAAAAATGAGTTATATAGTTGGATACCAATCCCACCACCAGCTTCGTATGAAGACGAGCGACCAGTTAAGAAAGACCAAGAAACATGCGGTAAACCACGGACGAGAATATATAGAATTAATGAAGCTAAAATAGCTACAATGATTCCAGCAATGGTATACAAAGTACCAGTTGCTAATTTATCAATCTTTTTAGCGTTCATAATTTCTCTTTCTCTCTTTCGTAATTAATTTAACTATTGAGTTAAATGCTAAACTCATTAATAATAATACTAAGGCTAATGACCAAAGAACGTTATTTTGAACAGTTCCCATAACTGTATTACCAATACCCATTGTTAATACAGATGTCAATGTCGCCGCTGGTGTTGTAAGTGAAGTAGGCATAACAGCTGAATTACCAACAACCATTTGTATAGCAAGTGCTTCACCAAATGCTCTAGCCATACCAAAGATGACTGCTGTAAAGATTCCTGGTCTAGCAGCATTCAATACAACACGCCAGATTGTTTGCCAACGAGTTGCACCCATAGCCATGCTTGCTTCACGATAATGACGTGGGACTGCTTTCAAACTATCCACAGTCATGAAGGTTACAGTTGGAAGAATCATAACAAAAAGCACACAAACCCCAGATAAGATACCAAAACCAGTGCCGCCAAATAGTGAACGAACAAAGGGTACAATTACTTGTAAACCAATAAATCCATAAACAACTGAAGGAATACCAACCAGTAATTCAACAGCTGGTTGTAGTAATTTTGCACCATATTTTGGTGAAATCTCAGTCATGAATACTGCTGCTCCAATTGCAAATGGTGTTGCAATAATAGCAGAAAGGATTGTTACGACAAAAGAACCTGTAATCATTGGAAGTGCTCCAAGATAAGGCATACCATTCTTATCTTTCAAACTCGGTTGCCATTCTTTACCAAATAAGAAATCAAAAATATTTACTTTATCAACAAAAAAGGTTGACAACCCTTTTTGAGCAACGAAAATTAAAATCATTGCAACTATAAAAACGATTAAAGCTAAACATAAAAATGTTAATGTTTTACCAAATTTTTCTAAACGTGAATTTTTAGATGGCGAAACTAATTTTTTAGCTAATTCCTGATCTTTCATAATACTCCCACTATTTCTTTGAAACTTTTCCATCATGAGATTTAACAACTTTCATCTCAGTCATTGGAATATAACCCATATGTGTAACAACTTTCTTTTGTACTTCTTCAGAAGTCATAAAGTCAAGAAATTCCTTAGTTAAACCATCTGCTTTTCCATAAGTATACATATGTTCATAAGACCAAATTGGCCAGTCATTGGTTTTTACATGTTCCGCATTCGGAGAAAAACCATTTAGGTTAGGTGCTTTAACACTTTTATCAACGTAA encodes:
- the pstC gene encoding phosphate ABC transporter permease subunit PstC; its protein translation is MKDQELAKKLVSPSKNSRLEKFGKTLTFLCLALIVFIVAMILIFVAQKGLSTFFVDKVNIFDFLFGKEWQPSLKDKNGMPYLGALPMITGSFVVTILSAIIATPFAIGAAVFMTEISPKYGAKLLQPAVELLVGIPSVVYGFIGLQVIVPFVRSLFGGTGFGILSGVCVLFVMILPTVTFMTVDSLKAVPRHYREASMAMGATRWQTIWRVVLNAARPGIFTAVIFGMARAFGEALAIQMVVGNSAVMPTSLTTPAATLTSVLTMGIGNTVMGTVQNNVLWSLALVLLLMSLAFNSIVKLITKERKRNYER
- the pstA gene encoding phosphate ABC transporter permease PstA; the encoded protein is MNAKKIDKLATGTLYTIAGIIVAILASLILYILVRGLPHVSWSFLTGRSSSYEAGGGIGIQLYNSFFLLVITLLISIPLSTGAGIYLAEYATKGPLTNFIRTCIEILSSLPSVVVGLFGYLIFVVQFQYGFSIISGALALTVFNLPQMTRNVEDSLLHVHHTQREAGLALGLSRWETVFHVVIPEALPGIVTGIVLASGRIFGEAAALIYTAGQSAPALDWSNWNPLSITSPISIFRQSETLAVHIWKVNSEGTIPDGTLVSAGSAAVLLIFILIFNLSARLLGKRLHSRMTAAK